From Streptomyces sp. CMB-StM0423, a single genomic window includes:
- a CDS encoding oligopeptide/dipeptide ABC transporter ATP-binding protein, giving the protein MSVRFRMPRGRYVAAVTDVSLALAPGECVALVGESGCGKSVLASALLGLLPENAETAGTAHLGELELLGAEEAELARRVRGRRVGLIPQSPAAHLTPVRTVRSQLQEVVRELTDTRKAGLRAAAEEAAERAAFPADHLDRYPHELSGGLAQRAATALALVGGPPLLLADEPTTGLDRDLVERTVDELRRQVDDGHGLLMITHDLAAAERIADRVAVMYAGRIVELAGAAAFFGAPGPRHPYARGLLDALPERAFTPIPGLPPELGALPPGCAFAPRCAYATAACAAVPALTAGAACHHPLSAATVPPEKPGKPGKPASAGAQQVPAPRTDEPGSPQPEAVDAR; this is encoded by the coding sequence ATGTCGGTCCGCTTCCGGATGCCCCGCGGCCGGTACGTCGCGGCCGTCACCGACGTCTCCCTCGCCCTCGCCCCCGGCGAGTGCGTCGCGCTCGTCGGCGAGAGCGGCTGCGGCAAGTCCGTACTCGCCTCGGCGCTCCTCGGGCTGCTGCCCGAGAACGCCGAGACCGCGGGCACCGCGCACCTCGGCGAACTGGAGCTGCTGGGCGCGGAGGAGGCGGAGCTGGCCCGCCGGGTACGGGGCCGCCGCGTCGGCCTCATCCCGCAGTCCCCGGCGGCGCACCTCACGCCCGTACGGACCGTGCGCTCCCAGCTCCAGGAGGTCGTCCGGGAACTGACGGACACCCGCAAGGCCGGGCTGCGCGCGGCCGCCGAAGAGGCCGCGGAGCGCGCCGCGTTCCCCGCCGACCACCTCGACCGCTACCCGCACGAACTGTCCGGCGGCCTCGCCCAGCGTGCCGCCACCGCCCTCGCCCTCGTCGGCGGCCCGCCGCTGCTGCTCGCCGACGAGCCGACCACCGGGCTCGACCGCGACCTCGTCGAGCGCACCGTCGACGAGCTGCGCCGCCAGGTCGACGACGGGCACGGGCTGCTGATGATCACCCACGACCTGGCCGCCGCGGAGCGGATCGCGGACCGGGTCGCGGTGATGTACGCCGGCCGGATCGTCGAACTCGCCGGCGCCGCCGCCTTCTTCGGCGCCCCCGGGCCCCGGCACCCGTACGCCCGCGGCCTCCTCGACGCCCTCCCGGAGCGCGCCTTCACGCCGATCCCCGGGCTGCCGCCGGAGCTGGGCGCGCTGCCGCCGGGCTGCGCGTTCGCGCCGCGGTGCGCGTACGCCACGGCCGCCTGCGCGGCGGTGCCCGCCCTGACGGCGGGGGCGGCCTGCCACCACCCGCTGTCCGCGGCGACCGTACCGCCGGAGAAGCCCGGCAAGCCCGGCAAGCCCGCGAGCGCCGGGGCGCAGCAGGTACCGGCGCCGCGAACAGACGAGCCGGGATCACCGCAGCCGGAGGCCGTCGATGCCCGCTGA
- a CDS encoding ABC transporter ATP-binding protein has protein sequence MPAEAPPPLQLRAVTAGYDRRAPVVRDVSFTLAPGEAAGLLGPSGCGKSTLARVAALLHRPDAGEVLLDGVPVRGWRHRAPRAQRTAFGVVFQQPRLAADPRLTLAALIGEPLRATGRRAEAPSRTGELAALVGLTPDLLARRPHEVSDGQLQRACLARALALRPLILVCDEMTAMLDASTTAALVAAVEDYRRASGAALLAVGHDRTLLERWCDRTVAWEELAPGAKPAPSG, from the coding sequence ATGCCCGCTGAAGCCCCGCCCCCGCTGCAACTCCGCGCCGTCACCGCCGGATACGACCGCCGCGCCCCCGTCGTCCGCGACGTCTCCTTCACCCTCGCCCCCGGCGAGGCCGCCGGACTCCTCGGCCCCAGCGGCTGCGGCAAGTCCACCCTCGCCCGCGTCGCCGCGCTGCTCCACCGCCCGGACGCCGGCGAGGTGCTGCTCGACGGCGTGCCTGTACGGGGCTGGCGCCACCGCGCCCCCCGCGCGCAGCGCACCGCCTTCGGCGTCGTCTTCCAGCAGCCCCGCCTGGCCGCCGACCCGCGGCTGACGCTGGCCGCCCTGATCGGTGAGCCGCTGCGCGCCACCGGCCGCCGCGCGGAGGCTCCGTCCCGTACCGGCGAGCTGGCGGCACTCGTCGGCCTCACCCCCGACCTGCTGGCCCGCCGGCCGCACGAGGTGAGCGACGGCCAGCTCCAACGCGCCTGCCTCGCCCGCGCGCTGGCGCTGCGCCCCCTGATCCTGGTCTGCGACGAGATGACGGCGATGCTCGACGCCTCCACCACCGCGGCGCTGGTCGCGGCGGTCGAGGACTACCGCCGCGCCTCGGGCGCCGCGCTGCTGGCCGTGGGGCACGACCGGACGCTGCTGGAGCGCTGGTGCGACCGCACGGTCGCCTGGGAGGAACTGGCCCCGGGGGCGAAGCCCGCGCCGAGTGGCTGA
- a CDS encoding haloacid dehalogenase type II, whose amino-acid sequence MTEAEFDPGAVRAVAFDVFGTTVDWRTGVAEQVTHLARRRGVELDGAGFADEWREMYLPSMGRVNGGERAWAYLDVLHRESLDELLERHGIGAAFDDADRAGLVRAWHRLPAWEDAAAGLARLRGRYVVAALSNGGFALLTHLVKAAGLPFDCILSAELAQRYKPDPAPYLTAARLLDVAPGELLMVACHGWDLAGARGAGLRTAFVSRPLEKGPAGGADADVPADVMARDFTGLADALGCP is encoded by the coding sequence GTGACGGAAGCGGAGTTCGATCCGGGGGCGGTACGGGCCGTTGCGTTCGACGTCTTCGGCACCACCGTCGACTGGCGCACGGGCGTCGCGGAGCAGGTGACGCACCTGGCGCGGCGGCGCGGCGTGGAGCTGGACGGCGCCGGCTTCGCCGACGAGTGGCGGGAGATGTACCTGCCGTCGATGGGCCGGGTCAACGGCGGCGAGCGGGCGTGGGCGTATCTCGACGTGCTGCACCGCGAGTCACTGGACGAGCTGCTCGAACGCCACGGCATCGGCGCCGCCTTCGACGACGCCGACCGCGCCGGGCTGGTACGCGCCTGGCACCGGCTGCCCGCGTGGGAAGACGCGGCCGCGGGGCTGGCGCGGCTGCGCGGCCGGTACGTGGTGGCGGCGCTGTCCAACGGCGGCTTCGCGCTGCTGACCCACCTGGTGAAGGCGGCCGGGCTGCCGTTCGACTGCATCCTCTCCGCCGAGCTGGCGCAGCGGTACAAGCCGGACCCGGCGCCGTATCTGACGGCCGCGCGGCTGCTGGACGTGGCGCCGGGCGAGTTGCTGATGGTGGCGTGCCACGGCTGGGACCTGGCGGGCGCGCGCGGCGCGGGGCTGAGGACGGCGTTCGTCTCCCGCCCGCTGGAGAAGGGCCCGGCGGGCGGGGCGGACGCGGACGTGCCTGCCGATGTCATGGCGCGGGACTTCACCGGCCTGGCGGACGCGTTGGGCTGTCCGTGA
- a CDS encoding SAM-dependent methyltransferase, translated as MGDADGGGGAPVIDTAVPQSARIWNFWLGGSDNYRVDRLAGEAYVRASPAIVDVARAARAFLARTLRYLAAEAGTRQFLDIGTGLPTAQNTHEVAQAVHPSARVVYVDNDPMVLAHARALLVSRPTGVCDYVNADVHDPDAVLAGAAKTLDFDEPVGLILSGILGHVADYDEARGIVARLVGALPAGSHLLLSDGTGVVHREARRAQDAYNRSGAVPYVLRTPEEIEGFFTGLELLPPGVVSCPRWRPDGGGEPEPVDQFGGVGRKAGSA; from the coding sequence ATGGGGGACGCAGATGGCGGCGGAGGCGCGCCGGTGATAGACACCGCCGTGCCGCAGTCGGCGCGTATCTGGAACTTCTGGCTCGGCGGCAGCGACAACTACCGCGTCGACCGGCTCGCGGGTGAGGCGTACGTGCGGGCCTCGCCCGCCATCGTCGACGTCGCCCGCGCCGCCCGGGCCTTCCTCGCCCGCACCCTGCGCTATCTGGCGGCCGAGGCCGGAACACGCCAGTTCCTCGACATCGGCACCGGGCTGCCGACGGCCCAGAACACGCACGAGGTGGCGCAGGCGGTGCACCCGTCGGCGCGGGTCGTCTACGTCGACAACGACCCGATGGTCCTCGCGCACGCGCGCGCCCTGCTGGTCTCCCGGCCGACCGGGGTGTGCGACTACGTGAACGCCGACGTGCACGACCCGGACGCGGTGCTGGCCGGCGCGGCGAAGACGCTGGACTTCGACGAGCCGGTGGGGCTGATCCTCAGCGGGATCCTGGGGCACGTCGCGGACTACGACGAGGCGCGCGGGATCGTGGCGCGGCTGGTCGGCGCGCTGCCCGCGGGCAGCCATCTGCTGCTCAGCGACGGTACGGGCGTGGTGCACCGGGAGGCCAGGCGGGCGCAGGACGCGTACAACAGGAGCGGCGCGGTGCCGTATGTGCTGCGGACGCCGGAGGAGATAGAAGGTTTCTTCACCGGCCTGGAGCTGCTGCCGCCCGGTGTCGTGTCGTGCCCGCGGTGGCGGCCGGACGGCGGCGGGGAGCCGGAGCCGGTGGACCAGTTCGGCGGTGTCGGACGGAAGGCGGGAAGCGCGTGA
- a CDS encoding anhydro-N-acetylmuramic acid kinase, producing MTHPHPAPALTVVGLLSGTSYDAVDAAVCDLRLAGDELLLHPRGLHSAPFPGELRGAVAAALPPAATTMAEVCRLDTGLGRFFGRVAAEAVEAVAGGRADLVVSHGQTVYHWVEGRRARGTLQLGNAAWIAEATGLPVVSDVRIRDIARGGQGAPLASTLDALLLLGEGPGPRRGALNLGGIANITVRGRGGEVVAYDLGPANALIDAAVADGTGGAETMDSGGARARRGTVDRELLRRLLAEPYYALAAPKSTGKELFHGAYLREQVAAAGARPALDDLVATVTELTAELVAAACREYGVEELVVSGGGVRNPALVARLAALCAPARVSRMEDHGLSSQGKEGYLFALLGFLTVCGLPASVPSATGAREAALLGSITPGARPLRLPEPAAQAPVRLRVV from the coding sequence ATGACCCACCCGCACCCCGCCCCCGCGCTCACCGTCGTCGGCCTGCTCAGCGGCACCTCGTACGACGCCGTGGACGCCGCCGTCTGCGACCTGCGCCTGGCCGGCGACGAACTGCTCCTGCACCCCCGCGGCCTGCACAGCGCCCCGTTCCCCGGCGAGCTGCGCGGCGCCGTCGCCGCCGCCCTGCCCCCGGCCGCGACGACGATGGCCGAGGTCTGCCGGCTCGACACCGGACTGGGCCGGTTCTTCGGCCGGGTGGCCGCCGAGGCGGTCGAGGCGGTGGCGGGCGGGCGCGCGGACCTCGTCGTCTCGCACGGCCAGACCGTCTACCACTGGGTCGAGGGCCGGCGCGCCCGCGGCACCCTCCAGCTCGGCAACGCCGCCTGGATCGCCGAGGCCACCGGGCTGCCGGTGGTCTCCGACGTCCGCATCCGCGACATCGCCCGCGGCGGCCAGGGCGCACCGCTCGCCTCCACCCTCGACGCGCTGCTCCTCCTCGGCGAAGGTCCTGGACCGCGGCGCGGGGCGCTGAACCTCGGCGGTATCGCCAACATCACGGTCCGCGGCCGCGGCGGCGAGGTCGTCGCGTACGACCTGGGCCCCGCCAACGCGCTCATCGACGCGGCGGTGGCCGACGGCACCGGCGGCGCGGAGACGATGGACAGCGGCGGCGCGCGGGCGCGGCGCGGCACCGTGGACCGGGAGCTGCTGCGCAGGCTGCTGGCCGAGCCGTACTACGCGCTGGCGGCGCCCAAGTCGACGGGCAAGGAGCTGTTCCACGGGGCGTATCTGCGCGAGCAGGTGGCCGCGGCGGGCGCGCGGCCCGCGCTGGACGACCTGGTGGCCACCGTCACGGAGCTGACCGCGGAGCTGGTCGCGGCGGCGTGCCGGGAGTACGGGGTCGAGGAGCTGGTCGTCTCCGGCGGCGGGGTGCGCAACCCGGCGCTGGTGGCGCGGCTGGCAGCACTGTGCGCGCCGGCGCGGGTGTCGCGGATGGAGGACCACGGGCTGTCGTCGCAGGGCAAGGAGGGGTATCTCTTCGCGCTGCTGGGCTTTCTGACGGTGTGCGGGCTGCCGGCGTCGGTCCCGTCGGCGACGGGCGCGCGCGAGGCGGCGCTGCTGGGCTCGATCACCCCGGGCGCCCGGCCGCTGCGGCTGCCGGAGCCGGCGGCGCAGGCGCCGGTACGGCTGCGGGTGGTGTGA
- a CDS encoding ABC transporter substrate-binding protein yields MSGRHPPIPPPPADPRTTTPRTTIPGAGRFDRRTLLRVSAAGAAATATGGLAAACGSASGKGPGEVAIHGDNATWEAPLQAAGQALKSTAGVQLVPEVIPSLESFEQIVKSSLRTNKTPDLLKYWSGYRLRDLARTGGIEDLSKEWEAAESRGWVEPSLREAFTYGGRVYGLPMNLAYWVIFYNPEVFAEHRLKKPETWDDFLTACTRLKDNGITPLHGTTAGRWPAFIWFQEILSRQDPQFYDDLMNGRERYTDARAERALRTIAGFFDKNWFTSMDVDHNNAAAAVVHGDIGMVACGTWLGGVFDGAGAKPGKTVDAFVLPMADPAARPCVIFESSAFAVTVKGPDKDEALKAAGGWLHPEVATAFAHGLSDGSPNPMVKPANTVIDGVTRQSKDLWLLNRFWEQGPPELVESTVDDLAGMLIEPHSYRSGLRTMQERADEAWKVWREAEKS; encoded by the coding sequence ATGTCAGGTCGTCATCCGCCGATCCCCCCACCACCCGCCGACCCCCGCACGACCACCCCCCGCACGACAATCCCCGGCGCCGGCCGCTTCGACCGCCGTACCCTGCTGCGGGTCTCCGCGGCCGGCGCGGCCGCCACCGCCACCGGCGGACTTGCCGCCGCCTGCGGCAGCGCCTCCGGAAAAGGGCCCGGCGAAGTCGCCATCCACGGCGACAACGCCACCTGGGAGGCCCCGCTGCAGGCCGCCGGCCAGGCACTCAAGTCCACCGCCGGGGTGCAGCTCGTACCCGAGGTCATCCCGTCCCTGGAGTCCTTCGAACAGATCGTCAAGTCCTCGCTCCGTACCAACAAAACCCCCGACCTGCTCAAGTACTGGTCCGGCTACCGGCTGCGCGACCTTGCCAGGACCGGCGGCATCGAGGACCTGTCGAAGGAGTGGGAGGCCGCCGAGTCCCGCGGCTGGGTCGAGCCCTCGCTGCGCGAGGCGTTCACCTACGGCGGGCGCGTCTACGGGCTGCCGATGAACCTCGCGTACTGGGTGATCTTCTACAACCCCGAGGTCTTCGCGGAGCACCGCCTGAAGAAGCCCGAGACCTGGGACGACTTCCTCACCGCCTGCACCCGGCTGAAGGACAACGGCATCACCCCGCTGCACGGCACCACGGCCGGCCGCTGGCCCGCGTTCATCTGGTTCCAGGAGATCCTGAGCCGTCAGGACCCCCAGTTCTACGACGACCTGATGAACGGGCGCGAGCGCTACACCGACGCGAGGGCCGAACGGGCGCTGCGCACGATCGCCGGCTTCTTCGACAAGAACTGGTTCACCAGCATGGACGTGGACCACAACAACGCCGCCGCCGCCGTCGTCCACGGCGACATCGGGATGGTGGCCTGCGGCACCTGGCTGGGCGGCGTCTTCGACGGTGCCGGCGCCAAGCCGGGCAAGACCGTCGACGCCTTCGTCCTGCCCATGGCCGACCCGGCCGCCCGCCCCTGCGTGATCTTCGAGTCCAGCGCGTTCGCCGTCACCGTCAAGGGCCCGGACAAGGACGAAGCGCTGAAGGCCGCCGGCGGCTGGCTGCACCCCGAGGTCGCCACGGCCTTCGCCCACGGCCTCTCCGACGGCAGCCCCAATCCGATGGTCAAGCCCGCCAACACGGTCATCGACGGTGTGACGCGGCAGTCGAAGGACCTCTGGCTGCTCAACCGCTTCTGGGAACAGGGCCCGCCGGAACTCGTCGAGTCCACCGTGGACGACCTCGCGGGCATGCTCATCGAACCGCACTCGTACCGCAGCGGACTGCGGACCATGCAGGAGCGCGCCGACGAGGCGTGGAAGGTGTGGCGGGAGGCGGAGAAGTCATGA
- a CDS encoding carbohydrate ABC transporter permease, translating into MTDTVGTAEAAKPVRLRRRIPVRSPHQAAKNTSTRRMGGPFAGVPWALPALALVGVLLVYPFLRSIYGSFFEDNGFTSSFTGIDNYTRLAEDPIFGRSLLNTFMWVAGTLLLPVVAGLAIAVATHRMRRFGGLAQLVIVLPFAISGAATAALWRFMLTTDGAVNEILRGVGLDSWAQSWLLEWPQNTISMIVASTWQATGLNVVLFAIGLRAIPRETIEAAELDGATGWRMFRHITLPQLRAVTVVVVGMAIVNSLKAFDMIWVLTQGGPSRSSETLALTMYREAFRLFHVGYGSAIALVLSVIVVASSWLYLRRQMPGAKD; encoded by the coding sequence ATGACCGACACCGTGGGCACGGCCGAGGCCGCCAAGCCCGTACGCCTCCGCCGCCGCATACCCGTCCGCAGCCCGCACCAGGCCGCGAAGAACACGTCCACCCGCCGCATGGGAGGACCGTTCGCCGGCGTCCCCTGGGCGCTGCCCGCGCTCGCCCTCGTCGGCGTGCTGCTCGTCTATCCCTTCCTCCGCAGCATCTACGGCAGCTTCTTCGAGGACAACGGCTTCACCAGCAGCTTCACCGGCATCGACAACTACACGCGGCTCGCCGAGGACCCGATCTTCGGCCGCTCGCTGCTCAACACCTTCATGTGGGTCGCCGGCACCCTGCTGCTGCCCGTCGTCGCCGGCCTCGCCATCGCGGTGGCCACCCACCGGATGCGCCGCTTCGGCGGCCTCGCCCAGCTCGTCATCGTGCTGCCGTTCGCGATATCCGGCGCCGCCACCGCCGCGCTGTGGCGCTTCATGCTCACCACCGACGGTGCTGTCAACGAGATCCTGCGCGGCGTCGGCCTCGACTCCTGGGCGCAGAGCTGGCTGCTGGAGTGGCCGCAGAACACCATCTCGATGATCGTCGCCAGCACCTGGCAGGCCACCGGACTGAACGTCGTCCTCTTCGCCATCGGCCTGCGCGCCATCCCGCGCGAGACGATCGAGGCCGCCGAGCTGGACGGCGCCACCGGCTGGCGGATGTTCCGCCACATCACGCTGCCGCAGTTGCGCGCCGTGACGGTCGTGGTCGTCGGCATGGCCATCGTCAACAGCCTCAAGGCGTTCGACATGATCTGGGTCCTCACCCAGGGCGGCCCCTCGCGCAGCTCCGAGACGCTGGCGCTGACCATGTACCGCGAGGCGTTCCGCCTCTTCCACGTCGGGTACGGATCCGCCATCGCGCTCGTGCTCTCCGTGATCGTCGTCGCTTCCTCCTGGCTGTACCTCCGCCGCCAGATGCCCGGTGCCAAGGACTGA
- a CDS encoding carbohydrate ABC transporter permease, producing MGRHMRNLFVAGCVLLWLLPLYLLIVNALTPVEEYTGSVDWTPQGFAIFDNLKTAWVDAGIGDGFASSMLYAVVCGGVAVVVAAMAAFAVIVLPIPRPALWFWVIFSGTLFPLQMFLAPLFGMYADANLYDSRLGLMLVYAAWAIPFAFFLIRNQMTTMPPEITEAAMLDGASMRRIFWRIHVPLMRSGLGAAFIFQFTAVWNDLLFGITLSRSPEIQPVMAALNSLNQAYSSAGPPVILAGAFIVSLPTLLVFLVFRGLFLRGITASAR from the coding sequence ATGGGACGCCACATGCGCAACCTCTTCGTCGCCGGCTGCGTGCTGCTCTGGCTGCTGCCGCTCTACCTGCTGATCGTCAACGCCCTCACCCCCGTCGAGGAGTACACGGGGTCCGTCGACTGGACCCCGCAGGGCTTCGCGATCTTCGACAACCTCAAGACCGCCTGGGTCGACGCCGGCATCGGCGACGGCTTCGCCAGCTCGATGCTGTACGCCGTCGTCTGCGGCGGGGTGGCCGTGGTGGTCGCGGCGATGGCCGCGTTCGCCGTGATCGTGCTGCCGATACCCAGGCCCGCCCTGTGGTTCTGGGTGATCTTCTCCGGGACGCTGTTCCCGCTGCAGATGTTCCTGGCCCCGCTGTTCGGCATGTACGCCGACGCCAACCTCTACGACTCCCGCCTCGGCCTGATGCTCGTCTACGCGGCCTGGGCCATCCCCTTCGCGTTCTTCCTCATCCGCAACCAGATGACGACGATGCCGCCGGAGATCACCGAGGCTGCGATGCTCGACGGTGCGTCCATGCGCCGCATCTTCTGGCGCATCCACGTGCCGCTGATGCGCTCCGGGCTGGGCGCCGCGTTCATCTTCCAGTTCACCGCCGTCTGGAACGACCTGCTGTTCGGCATCACGCTCAGCCGCAGTCCCGAGATCCAGCCGGTGATGGCCGCCCTCAACTCCCTCAACCAGGCGTACAGCTCGGCCGGGCCGCCGGTGATCCTCGCCGGCGCGTTCATCGTCTCGCTGCCCACGCTGCTGGTGTTCCTGGTGTTCCGCGGCCTGTTCCTGCGCGGCATCACCGCCTCCGCCCGCTGA